In the genome of Catharus ustulatus isolate bCatUst1 chromosome 1, bCatUst1.pri.v2, whole genome shotgun sequence, the window CAACACAATCCACGGTTTCTCTGCCAGGAACGTGGGTCTGTAGAGAGCCTCTCACAATCTCTGAATGACAGCTGTGTGGGGTTGTTTTggccctggaaaaaaaaaaaaaaagaaaaaaaaaagaaggggggaaTAGATAAATAGATATGGGGGTGTCTTTTCCAGCTGGATGAGGTCCATGAGGAGGCAGTGTAAGAGCAACTCCCAGCTCAGGAGACTGCTCCcattccttcccttctccctcccaccTTCCCACTGCCTTTCCTCTCCCAGCCACATAtttccctctctgcctttcccccttttctctgATGAGAGAAGCTCATTTCAAAGTGGGAATGGGAGGAAAGAGCTTGAGGAGCCAGAAATTGCTCCCCACTGAGGCTGGAGAAGTGTCCACAACACTGCCACAAATCAGCTTTACTTCCACCTGCTTGTTTGTAAACAGATGTGTGAAAACCAGTGAACAAATTCACTGATCTGCCCCGTGCTGACACAGCTGTGGAGACATTCCCTGTGTTCCAGACAAAACTCTGCCTTCAAGGATCTCCTCAGAGCCGTAATGATTTGAAGCTTGAACACGTCAAAAAGgccattttctgttttcttaggTGAGTTGGATGTCTGGGGACACTTCAGATTCAAGCAGGCTCAGGAAATCAATGGGAGTTCAGCACCTGACTTAGCCAGGCTCtctcaaaaatcccagtggAAGCTCAACCACAAAACACGAATCTTTGAGAGTGGAAATTATCCCAGAACAACACTTTTATTTCAACCATCACGGGGAGCTCTTCCAAACCCATCACAATCCGTATGCAAAGATGTAGGTGACGCTGGccaggacacccagggacatcATTCCGTGGCTGCTTTGCCTGCTGCTGACTCCATTCACATTGCACAAGGGtttctcacagcaggaaatgttCTGGGAGCTTTGAATTTGTTGCTGGTCTGTTGCTGGACACGTTGGAGAGCACATCTTGGAGATGACATATTTAGGCTTGTTGGGCTCTagtgcaggggaaaaaaaagtgaggtgaaaaagagaaaaaggagaatgaaaaatcattgtttaaatattttttgtggcTAAATATGTTTTGGTGAGTAAAAGAAGTCCGGGCACTAATCCTCAAGGCAAATTTCATGGAattaatcatagaatcacagaatggtttgggttggaagggtccttaaaaatcatccatgGGTAGGAACACCCCCCACCAGACCAGGATGCTCAGAGGCTCATCCAGCCTaaccttgggcacttccagggatggggcagccacagtgtCATAAAATCCTAGAActgttaaggttggaaaaggcctttaaGATAATCAAGTCCAACCAGGACCTCTCTGGGCTCCACAGAAGTGTGGGTTTTGTCAGCCCTAATGTGGAATTTGCACCTGTGGCTTTCAGTTCCAGCTGCCTGAGGTGATGCTCAGGCTGGGTCGTTCCCACCAggatggtttttttcctacaacaGAAACACAGGGGGAATGTTCTGCATGACCTGAGATTTGGGATAAGAGCATGTGGAGAGGTCTTTGAGGAGCCCCCAGGACAGACCTGAAGGATTGGCCAAAACACTTCTGAACACATTTCTGGGAGGGACAAACGCACATATCCAGGTGTGAATCCACTCCCTGGTGCTACTCTGTGTGTCCTCATCATTTCCccaattcccagcaggaatatCAGCTGTGTCTGgacactgcagcagggaaacaCAAGGTCAGTGTCTCCTAGAAGTTGGTCATCAAGGCTTGCTGTTCCTGCACTGGGAATAAATCCCATTCCTGGGAGTGCTCtcctccaaaacaaacaaggTGCTGTTCCCAAACCTACTTGTCCCGACGTCCTTCCGGACGGTCACGCAGTGTTTGTCCTCCTTGGCACACATGGAGATGGTCAAACAGTCCTTGTTGGACTCCTGTTCTTGGCAGGTGTAGCACATGAATGGAAAAACTGGGAGcggggaaagaaaaaaagggaataagcACATTGCACGGTTTGAAAACCAC includes:
- the LOC117003787 gene encoding lymphocyte antigen 6E-like isoform X2; translation: MRAPLVTLLAAVLCVEQVFPFMCYTCQEQESNKDCLTISMCAKEDKHCVTVRKDVGTKPNKPKYVISKMCSPTCPATDQQQIQSSQNISCCEKPLCNVNGVSSRQSSHGMMSLGVLASVTYIFAYGL
- the LOC117003787 gene encoding lymphocyte antigen 6E-like isoform X1; its protein translation is MEISALELLWFSNRAMCLFPFFLSPLPVFPFMCYTCQEQESNKDCLTISMCAKEDKHCVTVRKDVGTKPNKPKYVISKMCSPTCPATDQQQIQSSQNISCCEKPLCNVNGVSSRQSSHGMMSLGVLASVTYIFAYGL